Proteins found in one Fibrobacter sp. UWT2 genomic segment:
- a CDS encoding deoxyribonuclease IV: MHIGCHLSSSAGFLAMGQTALSIGADTFQFFTRNPRGGAAKPFDAADAQSLVKLLDDNHFAPILAHAPYTLNACAADEGLRQYAVDVMKDDVWRMDHFPGAMYNFHPGSHVKQGVEVGVDLISQALNQILKPEQKTLVLLETMAGKGSEVGRTFEELRAIIDRVELGDKLGVCLDTCHVFDGGYDIIDDLDGVLEQFDKVIGLKRLKAIHLNDSKNPMGSHKDRHEVLGAGYIGLDALTRVVNHTALKNLPFYLETPNELPGYAKEIAMMRERSK, from the coding sequence ATGCATATCGGTTGTCATTTATCATCTTCGGCGGGCTTTTTGGCCATGGGGCAGACGGCGCTTTCGATTGGCGCTGATACTTTTCAGTTTTTTACGCGGAATCCTCGCGGCGGTGCGGCCAAGCCTTTTGATGCCGCTGATGCCCAGTCGCTTGTCAAGCTGCTGGATGACAATCATTTTGCCCCGATTCTGGCGCATGCTCCTTATACGCTGAATGCTTGTGCCGCTGACGAAGGCTTGCGGCAATATGCAGTCGATGTCATGAAGGATGACGTCTGGCGTATGGATCATTTTCCGGGTGCCATGTACAATTTTCACCCTGGAAGCCATGTCAAGCAAGGCGTTGAAGTGGGCGTGGATTTGATTTCGCAGGCGTTGAATCAGATTTTGAAGCCGGAACAAAAGACTCTTGTGCTGCTTGAAACGATGGCGGGCAAGGGCTCCGAGGTGGGCCGTACTTTTGAGGAACTGCGTGCCATTATTGACCGCGTAGAGCTGGGCGATAAACTGGGAGTTTGCCTGGATACTTGCCATGTGTTCGATGGCGGTTATGATATTATTGACGACTTGGACGGCGTCCTTGAACAATTTGACAAGGTGATTGGCTTAAAACGTTTGAAAGCGATTCACCTGAACGACAGCAAGAACCCTATGGGTAGCCACAAGGACCGTCATGAGGTTTTAGGGGCGGGGTATATCGGCTTGGATGCGCTCACGCGAGTGGTAAACCATACGGCGCTGAAGAATTTGCCATTTTACTTGGAAACGCCGAATGAATTGCCCGGCTACGCAAAAGAAATTGCCATGATGCGTGAACGCTCAAAATAA